One Salmo trutta chromosome 26, fSalTru1.1, whole genome shotgun sequence DNA window includes the following coding sequences:
- the lamtor1 gene encoding ragulator complex protein LAMTOR1, with product MGCCYSSENETTEQDPDERKPLIPHPNPDSKPLNGTEWSSANVPSARTDEQALLTSILTKTALNIIDVSAADSQGMEQHEYMDKARQYSTKLALLSNSLSQKKPLPLPSLTSQPHQVLASDLVPYSDVQQVSKIAAYAYSAISQIKVDAKEELVVQFAIP from the exons ATGGGTTGTTGTTACAGTAGCGAGAACGAGACCACCGAGCAG GACCCTGACGAGCGTAAGCCGCTGATCCCCCACCCGAACCCCGACAGCAAGCCCCTCAACGGCACAGAATGGAGCTCCGCCAATGTACCCTCAGCGCGCACAGACGAACAGGCCCTACTCACATCCATCCTTACCAAGACAGCCCT GAACATCATCGATGTCTCGGCTGCAGACTCTCAAGGCATGGAGCAGCATGAGTACATGGACAAAGCTCGGCAATATAG TACAAAACTGGCCTTGTTGAGTAACAGTCTGTCTCAGAAGAAGCCCCTCCCTCTACCTTCCCTCACCAGCCAGCCACACCAAGTGCTCGCTAGTGATCTGGTGCCATATTCGGATGTACAACAG GTGTCCAAGATAGCTGCCTATGCTTACAGTGCAATCTCTCAGAT